The Aureimonas mangrovi genome contains the following window.
CGTCTGGCCGCAGGCGACAAGATCGTGTCGGGCCTGTCCGGCGTCGACGTGAAGCCGGGCAACGCGATGCCGCTTTCGGCGATGCCGGTCGGCACCATCATCCACAATGTGGAGATGAAGCCGGAGAAGGGCGGTCAGATCGCCCGCTCCGCCGGTGCCTACGCCCAGCTCGTCGGCCGCGATGCCGGCATGGCGATCCTGCGCCTGAACTCGGGCGAGCAGCGTCTTGTGCCGGGCTCGTGCTTCGCCACCGTCGGCGCGGTCTCGAACCCGGATCATGGCAACATCAATCTCGGCAAGGCCGGTCGCTCGGTCTGGCTGGGTCGCCGCCCGCATGTCCGCGGTGTCGCGATGAACCCGGTCGACCACCCGCACGGCGGTGGTGAGGGCCGCACCTCGGGTGGCCGTCACCCGGTTTCGCCCTGGGGCAAGCCGACCAAGGGCAAGCGCACGCGCTCGAACAAGTCGACCGACAAGTTCATCATGCGCTCGCGCCATCAGCGTAAGAAGTAAGGGTAGTTTGAGATGACACGTTCCGTCTGGAAGGGCCCGTTCGTCGATGGCTACCTTCTGAAGAAGGCCGAGAAGGTCCGCTCCGGTGGCCGCAACGAGGTGATCAAGATCTGGAGCCGCCGCTCCACGATCCTGCCGCAGTTCGTCGGTCTCACCTTCGGCGTCTACAACGGCTCCAAGCACATCCCGGTCTCGGTTTCCGAGGACATGGTCGGACACAAGTTCGGCGAGTTCTCCCCGACCCGCACCTATTACGGCCACGGCGCCGACAAGAAGGCGAAGAGGAAGTAATCATGGGCAAGGCCAAGGCCGAGCGCGTGCTGAAGGACAACGAGGCGAAGGCAGTCGCCCGTACGATCCGCGTCAGCCCGCAGAAACTGAACCTCGTCGCGCAGATGATCCGCGGCAAGAAGGTCGACACGGCGCTCGCCGACCTGACCTTCTCGCGCAAGCGGATCGCCGAGACGGTGAAGAAGACGCTGGAAAGCGCCATCGCGAATGCCGAGAACAACCACGATCTCGATGTCGACGCCCTCGTCGTCGCCGAGGCGTTCGTCGGCAAGTCGATCACGATGAAGCGTTTCCACGCCCGTGGCCGCGGCCGCGCCAGCCGGGTCGAGAAGCCTTTCTCGCACCTGACGATCGTGGTGCGCGAAGTGGCTGAAGAGGAGGCCGCGTAATGGGTCAGAAAGTCAATCCGACCGGTCTGCGGCTCGGCATCAACCGCACCTGGGATTCGCGCTGGTTCGCGAACACCGGCGAGTACGGCAAGCTTCTCCACGAGGACCTGGCGATCCGTCGCTATCTCCTGAACGAGCTGAAACAGGCGGCGGTCTCCAAGATCGTCATCGAGCGCCCGCACAAGAAGTGCCGCGTTTCGATCCACTCGGCGCGTCCGGGCATCGTGATCGGCAAGAAGGGCGCGGACATCGAGAAGCTTCGCAAGAAGCTGACCGCGATGACCAACGCCGAGACGCACATCAACATCGTCGAGGTGCGCAAGCCCGAGACGGACGCGACGCTCGTCGCGCAGTCGATTGCACAGCAGCTCGAGCGTCGTGTGGCTTTCCGCCGCGCGATGAAGCGCGCGGTTCAGTCGGCAATGCGCCTCGGCGCCGAGGGCATCCGCATCAACTGCGGTGGCC
Protein-coding sequences here:
- the rplB gene encoding 50S ribosomal protein L2, translating into MALKNFKPVTPSLRQLVIVDRSGLWKGKPVKQLTEGLTQKGGRNNTGRITARYQGGGHKRTYRVIDFKRRKLDVVGTVERLEYDPNRTAFIALIRYEDGEMAYILAPQRLAAGDKIVSGLSGVDVKPGNAMPLSAMPVGTIIHNVEMKPEKGGQIARSAGAYAQLVGRDAGMAILRLNSGEQRLVPGSCFATVGAVSNPDHGNINLGKAGRSVWLGRRPHVRGVAMNPVDHPHGGGEGRTSGGRHPVSPWGKPTKGKRTRSNKSTDKFIMRSRHQRKK
- the rpsS gene encoding 30S ribosomal protein S19 codes for the protein MTRSVWKGPFVDGYLLKKAEKVRSGGRNEVIKIWSRRSTILPQFVGLTFGVYNGSKHIPVSVSEDMVGHKFGEFSPTRTYYGHGADKKAKRK
- the rplV gene encoding 50S ribosomal protein L22; the protein is MGKAKAERVLKDNEAKAVARTIRVSPQKLNLVAQMIRGKKVDTALADLTFSRKRIAETVKKTLESAIANAENNHDLDVDALVVAEAFVGKSITMKRFHARGRGRASRVEKPFSHLTIVVREVAEEEAA
- the rpsC gene encoding 30S ribosomal protein S3, producing MGQKVNPTGLRLGINRTWDSRWFANTGEYGKLLHEDLAIRRYLLNELKQAAVSKIVIERPHKKCRVSIHSARPGIVIGKKGADIEKLRKKLTAMTNAETHINIVEVRKPETDATLVAQSIAQQLERRVAFRRAMKRAVQSAMRLGAEGIRINCGGRLGGAEIARMEWYREGRVPLHTLRADVDYGTAEAHTAYGVCGVKVWIFKGEILEHDPMASERRAVEGEASGGGGQRRREREHA